A window of Ornithorhynchus anatinus isolate Pmale09 chromosome 21, mOrnAna1.pri.v4, whole genome shotgun sequence genomic DNA:
GTTGCCAGCCGTGGAGAACGATTCTCACCCACAGCACGAGCTAGTAATGCCGATTTCCAAACTTTCGCCGTCCGATTAGGAGGGCACGGCGTTGCGACCCTGGGCCACAGACCCTTCCTGACCGACGACGCCATCTCCGCGCGGGGGCCGGACGGTTCCCGTCACCGGCTCAGATCCGGGGGGAATAAAAAGAATGGCCAGGGGACAACGGAGGCCTAGTTCTCTAACACTGCCGGGCGGGCCTTCCCGACCGCCAGGTCCCCGCTGGCCCAGGTGGCCCCAAGGTGGGCTGAGATGGGCCTCTTGGCCCACCAGGCCCCTCAACCACCCGGCGCCAACCCTCCCGCACCTCGTCCGAGGGTCAACCCACGACCCCGGCCCAGCCCTCCCACCCGCTCCCGGACACCGCCGGCCGTTCCCGCCAGGTCGGCGGCCGGTCCTGAGTCGGGAGATGGCTCGGCCCACCCCGAACCCGGGCCCGCGGGGCCTACGTCCTCCGGGAGCGTTCCCGGCGGGCGGTCCCGTTGAACTCCCACGGGATGGGGCAGCCTGGAAGTGCAGGGTTCCCTCGTTTGACCCGCGGATGGTCGTTCTGGTCCGAACCGGTTTGGGGGAAAAGGatgataatcgtggcatttgttaagtgctcactctgtgccaggcccagtgataataatgttggtatttgttaagcgcttactatgtgcagagcactgttctaagcgttggggtagacacgggaatcaggttgtcccgcgtggggctcacggtcttaatccccactgtacagatggggtcactgaggcccagagaagtgaagtgactcgcccacagtcacacagctgacaagtggcagaggcgggatacgaacccatgacctctgactcccaagcccgggctctttccactgagccaccctgcttctctgggggcGGGTTGTGCAGACAGCTTGGCTTCGTgggaagagccggggcccgggaggcagaagacctgggttctaatcccagctctgacaggcTGTGGGCAGGAAGCCTTTCTACCAAGTctgatacactgtactctcccaagtgcccgggcctccgtaaacactcaataaataccattcattcactcattcatcggccactcgtctgctgcctgacctcgggcaagtcacttcactagcgcttaaacagtgcccggcgcttagaacggtgctttgcacgtagtagacgcttaacaaatgccatcatcattattattctccgtgcctcagtctccttatctgtgaaatgggtgttGCCCCTCTCCCTTGGACTATGAAGCCCatagcgggacagggactgtgcccgacctaccccagcacttagtacatcgcttagcacatggtaaacccttaccaaataccgtaatcCGTGACTGATTTAGAATTGCATCTCACAGCCTGTCTAGGCCACCTGGGGCTGCTCTGCCCAGGCCCCCACACCCAGACGGGTGCCAACCCCAGGGCCGGACCCATCCAGGGGGtgggccggccccccggcctgCTCGGACCCTCGCTTCCAGCTCGAGAACGGGGGCTGGGCGGACTCGGCCCGAAGATCTCTCGGCTCAGCTCAGCTCAGGGGGCGGCTGCAAGACTGAAACTCGAATGACGTACTGGAGATCCATCAACGACCAAAGCCACCGACGCCAAGACCAGCGGTTGCCCAAGTGACCCCGGGGGCGCTCGGCCCGACCGGACCGATGGCCAGACGGTAGCACGCGAAGCCATCCGGGcccggagggagagggtgagcgccggccggccccgccctcgGACCCCTCCGGACCAGGCCCCGCAGGGGTGACATCCCGGGCACCGTGTGCTCGCCCTGGCCCTGGCGGGCCCCAGGGGACAGTGGTACCGGCAGCCGGGACCGGGGCGGGCGTCGCCGGTGGCCTcaggttggagggtggggggacacGCAGGTGGCCCTTGGCATGAACCGGGCAgggaccccttccccacccatacGGGCATCTCACACCCACGCTGGGCCAAAGGCCCCTCAGTCTGTTTCTGCCCATTGGCCTGAACCGAGGCCTCAGGGATGACCACcggcctaagcatttgggagattctaCTGCAGCGGAGTCGGAAGTCGCCATCCCTTCCCCGAGGGAGCTCCGGGTACGGGGAGCTGAGCCGCCGGCCCAGGCCGGGATCTGGGGACGCTGACCCCCGCAGCGTTGTGTGTACGTATGGGCGCGTTGGAGTTCacggcccccaccccggggagtCCGCTCGGCTTGGCGCAGGGCCAGCCtgactcccccggcccccgcagagAGAGGGAACCAGGTGAGTCCACTCACACCTGTGCCCCGAGTGATCACAAGCTCTTCCCTGGGCACGGGGGCGCAACACACTGACACCTGGACGCTCTCTCCCCCTACCTTACTCTCCcagggccccggccctccccgtccccacccccgtccAGCCCTCCCGCCGCCACGATAGAATCCCGCCCGCCGCGCCCGGTCCGGCATGCCGGGGACCAGGGGTgccgggggcggccggaggggtGAGGAGGACAGATGGGGGCACCGGACGGAGACcggcagaggagcagggggacTGGGCACAGCTCACACCGGCCTGGCCCGTCGCGGGGGCCGGGGTCCCGCGGGCACGGTCGCTCATCCGGTCCCTTAGGCCGAGGCCCCGAGCTCGCCCCGtgccccggcccccaccggccCACGGTGCCACTCTGCCACCCGCGGAAGGACTCCTCACCGTCTTCCCgcctccgctcccccgcccaaCCACCCCGGGGCCCGCCCGCACAACATCGCCTGGGTCCCCTCGGGCCGCCCCTTGCCGGCTCACGATCACAGGTTACGggatgagaagcggcggggctcagtggcaacggcccgggctcgggagtcagacgtcgtgggttctactcccggctccgccgcttgtcagctgcgcgacttggggcaggtcacttcacttctctgggcctcggctgccaGCGCCTGGGTCATCTTCCCGGTCCAGACGGATCCCGGCACCAAACGCGCTCCAAGCGCCGCGCCCCTTCGGCCCCCAACTCCCCACTCTTCCCGACCTGTAACCCCCACTTCGTGACCACCCCCGGGGCGGGAGGGTGCGTAGGGGCAGGGTccggcccccgtcccggccccgccgggctccACGACGACTCCCCGGCACAGCCCCCACCCTGGTCACCACACCTCCGGGGCCCCCCGCGCCCCAAGGGAGCCAcccgctctccccctccgccACCCAGACCGCGGCCCCTCTCCGTAGGGACCGGGGGctttgactcccggacccggggccggggaggggcggagcaGCTGGGGAGCGAGGCCGGAGAAGGGGGAGCCGAAGCCGCCCGAGgttggcctccccgccccccccggctcccgcctcccccgccccccgaagccCGGGGAGGGCGGCTCGGAGCTCGGCCCGGGGGAGGCCGGCGAAGCAGAGGCGAGATGAGGCCGGTACGGATCTCCGGGACGTTTTACAAGACAGAGACAGACGCGATGACCCGCTGGATCCCAAAGCCCcagctccccgctcccctcctcggCCGACCCGAACCACAACGGGGGTCCGTGGGGGAGGGGTGCCGACCGCCAGGCCCGGAGCAGGAGGGGGTGCTGCTCAGTCCGGGTACAGCGGCCGGAAAAGAGGGGCAGCAGGAGGCCCGTGGCCCTGCTCAGGTcaggctgcaaaaaaaaaaaaaaaaaagtgtacgcGTGTGCAAGGAGCAGACACACGTGAGCGATGCCAGCCCCTCACCCCTGTACTAGCCCAAGGGGGCCTCGTCCCGCGACCCCCCGGTCCGGGGGGTGGTCCTTCCGCCCCCACTCCGtgcccccaaccctcccaccgGGCagggtggcgtggctcagtggctagagcctgggcccgagactcaaaaggagctgggttctaatcccggcctcgccccgtgtctgccgcgtgacctggggcaagtcgctccgttcctctgggcctcggtcccctcggccggaaaacggggattaagagcgtgagctccctgcgggacggggaccgtgtgcgACCCGATTTAACTCgactctatcccagggcttgggacggtgcccggcgcacggtaaacgcttaaGGAGTCCCCCTGATCGCTACGATTACGATAACGAGAGCCGGGCAGGGCAGCGTGGGCAGAGGCGGGCGGAGCCGGGCGGGACCTACCTGTCGATGAGGGAATCCCTGATGGTGGTGGCGATGGCGCTGGGCTGGGCCTCGTTCAGCTTGAAAACGCTCTCCACCACCGACAGCTCCGTGCTGGTCGTGTCCAGGCCGCAGAACGCGCACCAGTCATTGACCACCAGGCCCGCGGCCACCACCTCGCTCCCCCGGTTCACCGTGCCGGCCTGCGGAGACGCCGGGGCGGGGGCTCGAGGGGCTCGGCGcatccccccgcccacctccggaGGGGACCGCCAGCTGGAGCGGGGGGATGACGACGGCAGGAGGGCcccgggacggggggagggaggacgctTACCACCAGAGGGACCTGAAGCAGGGAGGACAGCTCGTCCTGGTCTTCGATGGACGTCCTGGGGTGCACGAGGCCCCCCTGGTTGCTGAACACGCAGTAGCTGCCGACCAGCACCTGGTCGGCCACCGTCTGCCGAAACACCTCCACCTTGAGCACGTCGGCCAGGATCTCCTCCGTCTCctagatggacggacggacgggaggtCGGACGCGCGGACGCGCGCCGGCCCGGACTCTCACGGGCAGGCCGGGCCTGGGCGTTTCTCCCGCTTGACTCCGTGAGCTCTCTCCTCCTACTGGGCCATTTACTCCGTGCCCCATCTCCCCCGTCAGACCGGAAGCTTCTCGAGGAGAGATCACGTCCGCCGACCCTCCCGGACCCTCCCGAGCAGGGGCTGTGGGCTAAAGACCGCGGGCTAATCGATCTTTCACAGACGGTCCTCCCGGTCCCCAGAACCTTCCGACGGCCGAtcctccgcccggcccggccccccgccccgtcgcTAGCTGGAGCGGGCCCGCCCCTGTTTTGCAACGGCATCTCCTTAgaggcttattacgtgccaggctacGAACCGGTCGGGTCGGACCCAACCCCCGTCCCAGACGGggccattttaatccccattttccagagaggtaaccgaggcccagagaggcgaaacGGCTCGCCCACGATCACGGAACACAGAAGcggcagggcggggaggaggaggcggtccTTCCGACCGGCAggcccgggccacgccgcttctcctcctcGCCCGGCGGGCCACCGCGGCCGACCGACCTCCGACCCCACCCTCCCGCTCGCCCGAAGGCCACGCGGCCCCGGGTggggcccccccgcccgccgcccctcaCCAGGTCCAAATCAGGGTGGACCAGGGCCACGTAGTCGTTGCAGGCGGTGACGTTGCCCAGGGCGGACAGCCGCTCCTCCACGCGGCGGATCTGCACCGCGTCCGGAAGGCTGTTGCGGATGTGTTGCAGCTCCTGATCCGTCGTGTTGTTGGGGACCAGGAGGCCGTGCCGGTTCCCTGGCGGGATCGGAGAAGCGCCGGTGACCCCGGGCGAGGGCTCCTCCCTTGGACGCCACGGGGGCCCCGGCTGCTGGCCGGGTGGGGGGGCTCCCCGGTCCTCACGAAGGGGGTGGGCGGTGCCTTCCGGCTTAGCGAGGATGGGGCGCTACGGGCCGTTACGCCGTACGCTCCCGAGCGCTCGACGCAACGCGCCGCGCGCGGTACGGGCTCGGTCAACGGCGGGGACCGATCGCCCGTGTGCGCGGGTgcttggcggggagggggtgctggGTCGACGGGGGCGCGTCCCCCGGCtcccgaggcgggggggggggggaacgggggggACCCACCTACCGACGCACATCCGGCCGATGATCCGGCAGCCGGCGATGGAGGCGTGCACCACGGGGATGGTCTCGGCCAGCTCCCCCTCGAAAACGCTGCGGACACACACGGCGGCCGACGTCTCTCCGCGGGTCCGGGGGCTGCGGTCCTCCCGCTGCCCCCTCGGCCCTttccccggggcctgggggtgtcctccctctgcccaggtccccgggggggggggggtcgtccttCTGCCCCCCCGCCCAGTttaattaccctacttattttgctaatgagctgtccctccccttgattctacttattgtgaTTCTGTTGTCTTCTGTCCgtccgatcagaccgtgagcccgtcagtggggcggggacggtctccatctgctgccgaactgtccattccaagcgcttagtccagtgctctgcacatagtcagcgctcaataaacacgactaaaTGAGTGAaggtccctggggggggggggggggtcctccctctgtcagcgtggctcagtggaaagagcccgggcttgggagtcagaggtcacgagttcgaatcccggctctacccccccccccccccgtcagctgtgggactgtgggcgagtcactgcactgctctgtgcctcggtcccctcatctgtcaaatggggacgaagcccgtgagccccacgtgggcccagccGATTctcttgggtctaccccggcgctcggaccagtgctccgcccatagtaagcgcttaacaaataccaacattattattaaaagggggatgaaccgggagcctcccgtgggaccacccgatgcccctggatctccccccagcgcttacaacggcgctcggcacacagtaggcgcttaacagataccaacatcggtATCGTTATCATTCTGCCCGGGTCCCGGGGGGTgccatccctctgcccccccgggccccgggccccggggggcgtcACCCCTCTGCCCGGACCCCGGaggtgtcctcctcctcccgggtccCTCCTTCCGCCCCCCGTGtccccccccgggggtccccggcaCCTGTAGAAGTTCTCGGAGCCTCCGATGGCCACGAGGCAGTAGGTGTTGGTGAGCTTGGCGAAGCAGCCCACCTCGCAGTTGTTCTCGAAGGACGCCCGGACCGCCAtggggcctggggaggaggggggcagggggcagaggtcagaggtcgggggggtgggggggacgacgtCGAGGACCCCCCCAGCAAACGGCCCCAACGTCCTGCCCCACGAGGAACCACACCCGCCTCTCCCCCCCAGGCTTCCTCTTCCGCTCGGGCCTCACTTCCGCTcgctcgctcctcctcctcctcctcctgcatccaTTCACTcgttcctatttactgagcgcctcccctgggcagcagtaataataataataataaagacaccGGTTAAGCGCCGCCTCTGTGCACAGCAaacgacttgctcattccaagcgcttagtacagtgctctgcccatagtaggcgctcaaataaatactattgaagctcactggcaagagcacgggtcatgggttcgaaccccgggctctgccacttgccagctgggtgaccgtgggcgagtcacttcacttctcgctgcctcagttccctcatctgggaaatggggatgaagaccgggagccccacctggggcgacctgattcccctgtgtctcccccggcgcttagaacggtgcttggcacctagtaagcgcttaacaaataccaccgttgttattattattattaattgaatgaatgaattcgaatcccagctccgccactcgtcagctgggtgaccgtgggcgagtcacttcacttctctgggcctcagttccctcatctggaaaatggggatgaggactgagagccccacgtgggcccacctgattcccctgtgtctcccccggcgcttggaacggtgctcggcacctagtaggcgcttaacaaataccaacattattattaattctaccccagcgcttagaacggcgctcggcacctagtgagcgcttaacaactactattattaagcgcttactaggtgccgagcgccgttctaagcgctgggggagatccaggggaatcaggtgggcccacgtggggctcccacacttttaatccctatttcgcagatgttggtatttgttaagcgcttactaggtgcagagcactgttctaaacgctggggtagaattaataataatgttggtatttgtgaagc
This region includes:
- the EIF6 gene encoding eukaryotic translation initiation factor 6, which gives rise to MAVRASFENNCEVGCFAKLTNTYCLVAIGGSENFYSVFEGELAETIPVVHASIAGCRIIGRMCVGNRHGLLVPNNTTDQELQHIRNSLPDAVQIRRVEERLSALGNVTACNDYVALVHPDLDLETEEILADVLKVEVFRQTVADQVLVGSYCVFSNQGGLVHPRTSIEDQDELSSLLQVPLVAGTVNRGSEVVAAGLVVNDWCAFCGLDTTSTELSVVESVFKLNEAQPSAIATTIRDSLIDSLT